The following are from one region of the Brassica napus cultivar Da-Ae chromosome C5 unlocalized genomic scaffold, Da-Ae chrC05_Random_27, whole genome shotgun sequence genome:
- the LOC125594818 gene encoding uncharacterized protein LOC125594818, whose product MVRSPNVAPCDWKTLPRQLLSLSPSPLDFSVFACKARFLSRISSPVSFLSRISSPISFTLSNLVSNLVSLESRLGPRLDLLIVGCEENLWKEVGFLQWTSLYLCRLRSCRTEFYVFSD is encoded by the exons ATGGTAAGAAGCCCTAACGTGGCGCCTTGTGATTGGAAAACCCTCCCCCGTCagttgctctctctctctccttcgcCGCTCGACTTCTCCGTCTTCGCATGCAAAGCTCGTTTTCTCTCTAGAATCTCGTCTCCAGTCTCGTTTCTCTCTCGAATCTCGTCTCCAATCTCGTTTACTCTCTCGAATCTCGTCTCAAATCTCGTTTCTCTCGAATCTCGTCTCGGACCTCGTCTCGATCTCCTTATCG TCGGTTGTGAAGAAAATCTCTGGAAGGAAGTGGGGTTTTTGCAGTGGACAAGCTTGTATCTCTGTAGATTACGCTCTTGTAGAACAGAGTTTTACGTCTTCTCTG ATTGA
- the LOC125594817 gene encoding uncharacterized protein At4g06744-like yields MASISLLLLFLSLLQLHCTLSTGNNHIIHRKSLEIISGRGVGGFPPPLPSPQPKPEACPPPPPPPRPPPPQPEECPPPPPPPPQPKPEECPPPPPPPPQPQPEECPPPPPPPCPPPPQPKPEECPPPPPPLPPSPPPPPPPSPPPTPSPKTPPLPPPESIHSPPKAPPKPPKSPPLPQLTFASPLLKKVYPVLQAFKKLVEVDPKNILASWNGSDICGKYRGLECAIFPGTKYQAVASVQFNGFNFSGKKLRLDNFLDKLETVTIFHANSNNFLGSVPKVSNLNYLFELDLSNNKLTGEFPASVLKATNLTFLDLRFNTFSGSVPRQVFNLDLDVLFINNNNLVQKLPHNLGSITALYLTFANNRFTGPIPASIGNIKYLQEVLFLNNQLTGCLPYQIGKLNRATVFDVGYNNLTGPIPYSFGCLDKMEQLNLARNKFFGTIPEIVCEISSLKNLSLSYNFFTQVGPKCRNLIKKNILDVRMNCILDLPNQKTPLECANFFMQKHICPNSKSMFRIPCGKNPNRVTLDQEQLEEEQAQASPISYWALNPDRIRNR; encoded by the exons ATGGCTTCAATCTCtctacttcttctttttctttcacttTTACAACTACATTGCACTCTATCTACTGGGAACAACCATATTATCCACAGAAAATCCTTAGAAATCATTTCCGGCAGGGGTGTCGGTGGATTTCCACCACCGTTACCTTCACCGCAACCAAAACCTGAAGCATGCCCTCCTCCACCGCCTCCTCCACGGCCACCGCCTCCACAACCTGAAGAATGCCCTCCTCCACCGCCTCCTCCACCGCAACCAAAACCTGAAGAATGCCCTCCTCCACCGCCTCCTCCACCGCAACCACAACCTGAAGAATGccctcctccacctcctcctccatgCCCTCCTCCACCGCAACCAAAACCTGAAGAATGCCCTCCTCCACCGCCGCCTCTTCCTCCTTCTCCTCCACCGCCTCCTCCTCCATCGCCTCCTCCTACACCCTCCCCCAAAACACCACCACTTCCTCCGCCGGAGTCGATACATTCACCACCCAAAGCACCGCCTAAACCACCGAAATCACCACCGCTGCCGCAACTAACTTTTGCGAGTCCACTACTAAAGAAAGTCTACCCAGTCCTCCAAGCTTTCAAGAAACTAGTCGAAGTCGATCCAAAGAACATTCTTGCTTCTTGGAATGGCTCCGACATTTGCGGCAAATACCGCGGACTTGAATGCGCTATATTCCCTGGAACGAAATATCAAGCAGTCGCCAGCGTCCAGTTTAACGGGTTTAACTTCTCCGGCAAGAAACTTCGATTAGATAACTTCCTCGACAAGTTAGAAACAGTCACCATCTTTCACGCAAACTCCAACAACTTCTTAGGCTCTGTCCCTAAAGTCAGCAACTTGAATTACTTATTCGAGCTTGACCTAAGCAACAACAAACTTACCGGAGAATTCCCAGCTTCTGTCTTAAAAGCAACGAATCTCACGTTTCTCGATCTCAGGTTCAATACTTTCTCCGGCTCTGTTCCACGTCAGGTCTTTAATCTCGATCTCGACGTCTtgttcatcaacaacaacaatcttGTTCAGAAACTTCCACACAATCTTGGCTCCATCACCGCTCTTTATCTCACATTCGCCAACAACAG GTTCACTGGTCCGATTCCTGCTAGTATAGGCAACATCAAGTACCTACAAGAAGTACTTTTCTTGAATAACCAGTTAACCGGATGCTTACCATATCAAATAGGCAAGCTAAACCGAGCCACTGTTTTTGATGTTGGGTATAACAACCTAACCGGTCCCATACCATATTCTTTCGGTTGCTTAGACAAGATGGAACAACTCAACTTAGCCAGAAACAAATTCTTTGGAACCATACCAGAGATCGTATGCGAGATTTCTAGTCTCAAAAACCTCTCCCTCTCCTATAATTTCTTCACTCAGGTCGGTCCAAAATGTAGGAATCTCATCAAGAAAAACATTCTCGACGTTCGTATGAATTGTATACTTGATCTTCCTAACCAGAAAACGCCACTGGAATGTGCTAACTTCTTCATGCAGAAACATATATGTCCTAATTCCAAGTCCATGTTTCGGATCCCTTGTGGTAAAAATCCCAACCGGGTCACACTGGATCAAGAACAGTTGGAGGAGGAACAAGCTCAAGCTTCTCCGATATCTTACTGGGCACTTAACCCAGACCGGATTCGAAACAGATAA